In the genome of Labeo rohita strain BAU-BD-2019 chromosome 24, IGBB_LRoh.1.0, whole genome shotgun sequence, one region contains:
- the lyz gene encoding lysozyme C — protein MRVAIVVLCLMWLGSCESRRLGRCDVVRIFKTQGLDGFEGFSLGNYVCTAYWESRFKTHRVRTADTGKDYGIFQINSFKWCDDGTPGGKNKCNIPCSDLLQDDLKASVACAKIIVKAEGLKAWDTWDSYCNGRKMSRWLRGCGDHK, from the exons ATGAGGGTGGCTATTGTGGTCTTGTGTCTGATGTGGCTTGGCTCGTGTGAGAGCCGCAGGCTGGGTCGCTGTGATGTTGTCCGTATCTTCAAGACACAAGGACTTGATGGCTTTGAGGGATTCTCACTTGGCAACT ATGTGTGCACGGCCTACTGGGAAAGCAGGTTTAAGACTCACCGAGTGCGTACGGCTGATACCGGGAAAGACTATGGGATTTTCCAGATAAATAGTTTCAAATGGTGCGATGATGGCACTCCAGGTGGAAAGAACAAGTGCAACATTCCCTGTTCAG ATTTGCTTCAGGATGACCTGAAAGCTTCAGTTGCATGTGCAAAGATCATTGTGAAAGCCGAAGGACTGAAAGCATG GGACACCTGGGATAGCTACTGTAATGGGCGTAAGATGTCACGCTGGTTGAGAGGTTGTGGGGATCACAAATAA
- the chodl gene encoding chondrolectin has protein sequence MRKSIGILCALTFLVSCSRGARVVSGQTVCQGSPEQPCYKIAYFREVSSRVAFWEAQHACEMDGGSLLSIENTAEQKHIEHLLRELSVSTSISASGGSGITDGDFWIGLTRVEDETAQEPGSFASCPNLYRWTDGSVSQFRNWYADEPSCGGEACVVMYHQPTALAGPGGPYLYQWNDDRCNMKHNFICKYEPESYLVKVQSDKPGGPDVDLSSEEQEERRPSPVDQDENPQLIMPGPSSMLLIYVIIPTIPLLLLILVASGTCCFQMLSKSKPRTKTSVNQSTLWISKTPKIDSGMEV, from the exons ATGCGCAAGTCAATCGGAATCCTTTGTGCTTTGACTTTCCTGGTTTCGTGCAGCCGTGGGGCGAGAGTTGTGAGCG GTCAGACAGTGTGTCAGGGCAGTCCTGAGCAGCCGTGCTACAAGATCGCTTACTTCAGGGAAGTGTCGAGTCGTGTTGCATTCTGGGAGGCTCAGCATGCGTGTGAAATGGATGGTGGTTCATTGCTGAGCATTGAGAACACAGCAGAGCAGAAGCACATCGAACATCTTCTGCGGGAACTGAGCGTCTCCACTTCTATCAGTGCTTCCGGTGGGTCGGGCATCACAGATGGAGACTTCTGGATCGGGTTGACACGTGTGGAGGACGAGACCGCACAGGAGCCTGGAAGTTTTGCTTCGTGTCCTAACCTgtacagatggacagatggaagTGTCTCACAGTTTAG AAACTGGTATGCTGATGAACCATCTTGTGGAGGAGAAGCTTGCGTGGTGATGTATCATCAGCCCACAGCTCTCGCCGGGCCTGGTGGGCCGTATCTTTATCAATGGAATGATGACAGGTGCAATATGAAGCACAATTTCATCTGCAAGTATGAACCAG AAAGTTACCTGGTAAAAGTGCAGAGCGACAAGCCTGGAGGGCCTGATGTTG ATCTTTCCTCAGAAGAACAAGAGGAGAGGAGACCGTCTCCTGTCGATCAGGACGAGAACCCTCAACTTATAATGCCAGGGCCCTCAA GTATGCTGCTAATCTACGTGATTATCCCTACCATCCCTCTCCTCTTGCTGATCCTGGTGGCTTCAGGAACGTGCTGTTTCCAGATGTTAAGCAAGAG taaaccaCGGACCAAAACGAGCGTAAACCAATCAACTCTCTGGATTTCCAAGACGCCAAAGATAGACAGTGGCATGGAGGTTTAA